The region GCATTCAACACTCTGAGCCTCAGTAACCCCCGAGGTAAAATCGTCTACCTCAGTAATAACCATAAATAAATAACCCAAACGTTTGTGGCGTTGTGTAGCGCAATAACACACCAGGTGAGATCAGGTAACTACGCTCAGGGACGGAACCTGGGAATTTCCTGATGTTTCCGGGTCTTTACACCTGGCATCAATCAGCTGTGTGGGAAAACTATCTCGTCCCTGGTAGCTCTATGCTGTCAGTGGAGCTTTGAGGCTGGAAAGCTGTTGATAGAACAGGAGTGAGATGGGGAATCTGATAACACTGACGAGTTTGTCTAACAGCTGTTGTGGGCAACCATTTAAAAATACTGACATTACAGCAAATTAATGACAGTTTGACAATGCATCCATTAATCTCGACCAGCCTGTATGAATTGCTTAAAAGTTAATCTAACGGTTTTTTGTGAAATAAAAGTGGCTAGCTGTAACAGGAATGGCACCGCCTCAGAGCTCGTGGACGGATTATATCAGCAGCTGCTAACCCAAAAGTTTCTCAAAGATATTCTTTGTGGTATTGAGATGCAGATCAAGGGAAATTGTGTTGCATGGATTAAAAAAATCGTCACTGACCGACATGACGCAAATAATAATGAAAGGTTAATTTTCTGATTAAAAGATTAGAAAGCACGAACTAACATTCATAATGCGCTTTTCTCGACTTCAGGTGCCCTTTTCGGCCATAGAGCCAACAAATTACTGCTGAAGTATTTTCACTATGTTAATTTAAGAGAAGCGATAGCTAATTTACAATACCTCGCAATCAgcaatcagatgtaatggtatagGATGTGCATTAAGGATTGCCCAGGAGACGGGTGAAACCTCTCCTGCTCTTTTGCTCGCAGCGCCATGCAACGTTCCGAGGTAAACAATTTTCCCATTTCATCCCAAAATTGGCAGTTCCGAATGGCCAGCAGTTCCTTAGTCCTGGGTCTGGAACTTTAGCCTTGATCAGAGAGCGATTGGAACGCTTACACAGTGAAAGATTTCTTGTTTGGGAGGGGAGATAACGACTTTGAACGTTCTTATTGTAGCAACTTGCAACTCTGACATCTGGATATTgtggggtggggagcgagggagcaCAGAGTGATTTATCCTTAGCTTCAGGAGTTGGCTCGACATCTTACTCTATCACTTTCTCTCCTGGTAGTTTCCGCAAGGCCCAGCAGAAAGATTATAAACAGTTCTCCTTTCTCCTCGCTTTGAATCCTAAGCAGTGCAACGCTTACGAGGACAACTTGTACATCAATGCTAACATCAGCAGTGGGAAGCCACACATCGATAAATCTCCAAACAGCTTTACTGCGCCGCTGAATTACATTGCAGTTTACCCAGATCCAGGCAAAATTTGTTCCGAATATAAGATATTGTTCATGAAACGTGAAAACCAGCGCGTGGCAGTGTGGTTTGCAAATAATGTCCAGTCTTTGAAAAACGGAGGGTGTGTAATATTCTACACCGAAAACACTCCGTGCACCAAGAAATGTTTCAGTGGAAAACATTTTAAAGACATTACTGAGCCTCTCCTGGACCATCCATTTGACACTTGGAGAACCGATAATAATACCACGATTCACAAATACTTTGTTTATGGGCAAGTGTACAGGTGCGATCAGGGAAACAAGCCAAGAATCATTCACCATTTCAGGTGTTTAGATGAATTTGAAATCGACCCCGCAGGTAGCTTCCTCTTCCGAAAATGTAGCGAGAATAAACTGAGCTGTCGCCGATGTGATAAAAATAATGATTATTGTGTAAACcttgaaataaaagaaaaaagcCCTGTTTCGCCTTGAACGTTCCCATTCCCCCTCGATCGTGTACGTTTTCCTGCTCTGCACTTATTCTGGTTACCGTTCACTCCTTGTATAGTCCTGATTTTCTTTACTGTGTCATTATCCATCACTGTCCACGCCACATTTTCATACGACACAGACTCTCCTACATCATCCATTCTGCTACTCGATATATTCTCCTGTCTCTGGACATGCCGTTCTCTCTTGTGCATTCCATACAATCCTGAGAAGATCCACGCAGTACACTCACCCCACGCTGATACTTGCCAAACTTGCTCAATACCTCGCCCATAGAGGATTCTCCCGTTACACAGAATTCTCCACTCTTGATTATCGAACAGACCGTCCACctatcctcacacactcctatcTCGTAAGCTGTTCATCCATGCTCACCCCTCAGCCACTCTTCTCATCCACGGACTCTGCTCCAGTACAGTCCCTATCACATGGAATCCTCTACAGTACATCCCAAAACCATTCAATCAGTGCACACTACTGGACTCCCTGTTCCATTCCATCCTCTCTTTCAAACTGTCATACATTCTCATTCAAAAAATATTGATCAAAATCACTTTCCACCTGCACAcatcccctccaggtcactcccaATGCACAGTCCATTCCATTACACTATCTGAATACACATTCCTTCCGTACAGTCATTTTCATGTGATTTCTATTCTCACACACGAGACCTTTACTTTTAGAATTCTGCCTCCTGTACATTTTCCCTGTACTCGGACATTGCCACTTTCCATTCATCTCCACAAGAATCTCAGTCCCTCTATCCAGAGACTCTTCTCCTTAATCTGCATTCCAATTGCCTGCAATGTACAACTTGGCTGACACAAACGAGTAAACGCTAATCCTTAAGTCGCCGAACTATATTGCTGGAAGTTGCCGTCGGTTTTTGAAAAATGCAATCCATTTAAATGAGAAAGAAGCAACAGTTGAGCTcagtaggatttttttttttttgcattattcGCTGCTTCGCAATAAACCTTCAGTTGCAAACATGTTGATTACTGTTTTCATTTCTGTCAAACTGGGAGTCTAATTTCAGGACTAGAGGAACAAGCGAGCCGATGGACAGGCCGTAAGCAGGACAGGAGAAGCATTCAGTGACATTGCGTCAACATTCTTCTGATGTTAGTTACCACATTGTACCAAAGCCCAGCCCGAACAGATGAATAGAACCGGGCTGACAGGCTTACCatacaaaacacctaaacactgTAAAGCAAACAAACTGAAACTTGTGTCTTTATCGTTGGGAAACCTCACACGCCCCTTGGCAAGAGTGCAAACAATTCATTCCGAAGCAAGACAAATGTAGGAAAGCGGTGGGCTTTTGCATAGATTATTAGGGGGGAAAAAAAGGTGTGCAAGGGGCCGTGCTTGACAGATGTTCTAAGTCCAGGCTGTTCGAAGTATTATTGGCGAAGGAATAAAAGCGAAATGGTGGCCAGAGTCAAAATAATGGGAAGGGCGGccgtgggggtgggtgatggtggtggtggtgtgggcagAATGGTC is a window of Carcharodon carcharias isolate sCarCar2 chromosome 33, sCarCar2.pri, whole genome shotgun sequence DNA encoding:
- the LOC121272184 gene encoding uncharacterized protein LOC121272184, coding for MKSVSLLVLAFLCARKLDATELNDEVLAKIVNDFRKAQQKDYKQFSFLLALNPKQCNAYEDNLYINANISSGKPHIDKSPNSFTAPLNYIAVYPDPGKICSEYKILFMKRENQRVAVWFANNVQSLKNGGCVIFYTENTPCTKKCFSGKHFKDITEPLLDHPFDTWRTDNNTTIHKYFVYGQVYRCDQGNKPRIIHHFRCLDEFEIDPAGSFLFRKCSENKLSCRRCDKNNDYCVNLEIKEKSPVSP